A stretch of Brassica napus cultivar Da-Ae chromosome C6, Da-Ae, whole genome shotgun sequence DNA encodes these proteins:
- the LOC106403477 gene encoding LEAF RUST 10 DISEASE-RESISTANCE LOCUS RECEPTOR-LIKE PROTEIN KINASE-like 2.5 isoform X1, with protein MLTQTKPNREDTLLKLDKSIMNSQTLIKFSKSTSYLVIFVLFPLLHRLPCTSSKQELGACESPFQCGEISAGFPFWGGNRPENCGLPQLELHCRNKSSTYLIISDQEYSVLKVSRTNYTITLARPDLLGRICSAKFNTTALPSDIFEILPAYKELEVYYLCDRRYFSKQNYTCPSDKGLVLVFEEQHGELHCNNSFTVIVRKSFVPLEEDEFDSYELERVIRNGFEVKVKIDETTCEECSSSGGICSFNGTAQVCCKTNSSPSGVSCEPKRQRSADEIYRLCSTPFFCGNQGGLLYPFWIPGREECGHPDFKLNCNGGFAELDISSVSFRILEANYDASIIRLARSDYIGSLCPLYPFDTPFILPFASNTELLTIYSHCIVVCSTSCNSNYTSIYVGKIDCEDGEGYYVTRNLSSPLLQGIRDHLYDFRLGCSQNVSIPASGPSLNRLQNNKTIDNLKNALEQGFELRLDQECSRCTESGGVCGYNQITRRFVCYCGHGQCNHTGDSRNKGISSGVKIGLGAGVILFTFLVLALGLRIIRKRKRKPSHDLRQWNLKTLNPQENLKGLIPLKQYSFAEVKRITKSFAEMVGKGGFGTVYRGTLSDGRIVAVKILKDSKSNGEDFINEVASISQTSHVNIVTLLGFCSEGSKRAIIYEFLENGSLDKFISSKRSSNMDWKVLYEIALGVARGLEYLHHGCRTRIVHFDIKPQNVLLDDNLCPKVSDFGLAKLCERKESMLSLLDTRGTIGYIAPEVFSRVYGRVSHKSDVYSYGMLVLEMIGARNKDRDAQEVGSSTSSMYFPEWIYRDLEKGDNGRLLENGINSEEEEEIAKKMTMVGLWCIQAWPSNRPPMNRVIEMMEGDLNALEFPPKPAGLQIPEVPLPDSSTLSDDISISKEYDP; from the exons ATGTTaacacaaacaaaaccaaaccgagAAGACACTCTTCTGaaattagataaatcaattatGAACTCCCAAACACTCATCAAATTCTCAAAATCTACTTCATATCTGGTCATATTCGTCCTCTTCCCACTATTGCACCGTCTTCCTTGCACTTCAAGTAAGCAAGAACTTGGGGCGTGTGAATCTCCGTTTCAGTGTGGGGAAATCTCAGCTGGTTTCCCCTTTTGGGGTGGAAATCGTCCTGAAAACTGTGGTCTTCCACAGCTGGAGCTTCACTGCCGCAATAAAAGCAGCACATATTTAATCATCTCAGACCAAGAGTACTCTGTTCTCAAAGTAAGTCGAACAAATTACACCATAACACTTGCCAGACCAGACCTGCTAGGGCGTATTTGTTCTGCTAAATTCAATACCACAGCCTTGCCTTCCGATATTTTTGAGATTTTGCCAGCCTACAAGGAGCTCGAAGTATATTACCTATGTGATCGTCGATATTTTAGCAAGCAGAATTATACATGTCCTTCTGATAAGGGTCTTGTGTTAGTGTTTGAAGAACAGCATGGTGAGTTACACTGCAATAATAGTTTCACTGTGATCGTTCGAAAGAGTTTCGTTCCTCTCGAAGAGGATGAATTTGATTCGTACGAATTAGAACGTGTTATAAGGAACGGGTTCGAGGTGAAAGTGAAGATTGATGAGACAACTTGTGAAGAATGTTCGTCTTCTGGTGGAATATGCAGCTTCAATGGTACAGCTCAGGTTTGCTGCAAGACAAACTCATCACCCTCAGGAGTCAGCTGCGAACCAAAGCGTCAACGTAGTG CTGATGAGATTTACAGACTCTGCAGTACACCGTTTTTCTGTGGCAACCAGGGCGGTCTCTTGTACCCTTTCTGGATTCCTGGCAGAGAAGAATGTGGCCACCCTGACTTCAAGCTCAACTGTAACGGAGGCTTCGCGGAGCTTGACATTTCCTCCGTAAGTTTTAGAATCTTAGAGGCGAACTACGACGCTAGTATCATAAGACTTGCCAGATCGGATTATATAGGCAGTCTTTGTCCCCTATATCCTTTCGATACGCCATTCATTCTTCCATTTGCTTCTAACACCGAGCTGCTAACAATTTATTCACACTGCATTGTAGTTTGCAGTACAAGTTGCAATTCAAATTATACTTCCATTTATGTCGGAAAAATTGATTGTGAGGATGGCGAAGGTTACTATGTAACGAGAAACCTTTCGTCCCCTCTACTTCAAGGGATTAGAGACCATTTATACGACTTCAGACTAGGTTGCAGTCAAAACGTCAGCATTCCCGCATCTGGACCCTCGCTGAACAGACTGCAAAACAACAAGACGATAGATAATCTAAAGAATGCTCTTGAACAGGGCTTCGAGCTTCGGCTTGACCAAGAATGTTCGAGGTGCACAGAATCTGGGGGTGTATGTGGATACAATCAGATCACAAGAAGGTTCGTCTGCTATTGTGGTCATGGGCAGTGTAACCATACTGGCGATTCAAGAAACAAGG GAATCTCCTCTGGAGTGAAAATAG GTTTGGGAGCAGGTGTGATTCTGTTTACGTTTCTTGTCTTAGCATTGGGTCTCCGAATTAtccgaaagagaaagagaaaaccATCACATGATCTACGTCAATGGAATCTCAAGACTCTTAATCCACAAGAGAACCTCAAGGGGCTTATTCCACTGAAGCAGTATAGTTTCGCAGAAGTGAAGAGAATAACAAAATCATTCGCCGAAATGGTTGGGAAAGGAGGATTTGGAACTGTCTATAGAGGCACCCTTTCTGATGGACGTATCGTTGCAGTGAAGATTCTAAAAGACTCGAAGAGTAATGGGGAAGACTTCATCAACGAAGTTGCGAGCATCAGCCAAACTTCTCATGTCAACATTGTTACCCTATTAGGATTTTGCTCCGAAGGTTCCAAGAGAGCAATTATTTATGAATTCTTGGAAAATGGGTCTCTTGATAAGTTCATCTCAAGCAAGAGGTCGTCAAATATGGACTGGAAGGTGCTATATGAGATCGCGTTAGGTGTTGCTCGCGGTTTGGAGTACTTGCACCATGGATGCAGAACAAGGATTGTACATTTCGACATAAAACCGCAGAATGTACTCTTAGATGACAATCTTTGCCCCAAAGTATCAGACTTTGGCCTTGCCAAGCTCTGTGAGAGGAAGGAAAGCATGTTGTCGCTGCTAGACACAAGAGGAACGATAGGATACATTGCACCCGAAGTGTTTTCAAGAGTGTATGGTCGCGTCTCACACAAGTCAGATGTGTATAGCTATGGAATGTTGGTTCTTGAGATGATAGGAGCAAGGAACAAAGACAGAGATGCTCAAGAAGTTGGTTCTAGCACAAGTTCAATGTACTTTCCTGAATGGATATATAGGGATCTTGAGAAAGGAGACAATGGAAGGCTTCTTGAAAATGGTATCAacagcgaagaagaagaagagatagcAAAGAAGATGACGATGGTTGGTTTGTGGTGTATTCAGGCTTGGCCATCAAATCGGCCACCGATGAATAGAGTAATAGAGATGATGGAAGGAGATTTGAATGCTCTTGAATTCCCTCCTAAGCCTGCAGGTTTGCAAATTCCAGAAGTGCCTCTTCCAGACTCTTCTACGCTCTCAGATGACATTTCGATTTCCAAAGAGTATGATCCATGA
- the LOC106403477 gene encoding LEAF RUST 10 DISEASE-RESISTANCE LOCUS RECEPTOR-LIKE PROTEIN KINASE-like 2.5 isoform X2 yields MLTQTKPNREDTLLKLDKSIMNSQTLIKFSKSTSYLVIFVLFPLLHRLPCTSSKQELGACESPFQCGEISAGFPFWGGNRPENCGLPQLELHCRNKSSTYLIISDQEYSVLKVSRTNYTITLARPDLLGRICSAKFNTTALPSDIFEILPAYKELEVYYLCDRRYFSKQNYTCPSDKGLVLVFEEQHGELHCNNSFTVIVRKSFVPLEEDEFDSYELERVIRNGFEVKVKIDETTCEECSSSGGICSFNGTAQVCCKTNSSPSGVSCEPKRQRSADEIYRLCSTPFFCGNQGGLLYPFWIPGREECGHPDFKLNCNGGFAELDISSVSFRILEANYDASIIRLARSDYIGSLCPLYPFDTPFILPFASNTELLTIYSHCIVVCSTSCNSNYTSIYVGKIDCEDGEGYYVTRNLSSPLLQGIRDHLYDFRLGCSQNVSIPASGPSLNRLQNNKTIDNLKNALEQGFELRLDQECSRCTESGGVCGYNQITRRFVCYCGHGQCNHTGDSRNKGKISGPKPLFQSLGAGVILFTFLVLALGLRIIRKRKRKPSHDLRQWNLKTLNPQENLKGLIPLKQYSFAEVKRITKSFAEMVGKGGFGTVYRGTLSDGRIVAVKILKDSKSNGEDFINEVASISQTSHVNIVTLLGFCSEGSKRAIIYEFLENGSLDKFISSKRSSNMDWKVLYEIALGVARGLEYLHHGCRTRIVHFDIKPQNVLLDDNLCPKVSDFGLAKLCERKESMLSLLDTRGTIGYIAPEVFSRVYGRVSHKSDVYSYGMLVLEMIGARNKDRDAQEVGSSTSSMYFPEWIYRDLEKGDNGRLLENGINSEEEEEIAKKMTMVGLWCIQAWPSNRPPMNRVIEMMEGDLNALEFPPKPAGLQIPEVPLPDSSTLSDDISISKEYDP; encoded by the exons ATGTTaacacaaacaaaaccaaaccgagAAGACACTCTTCTGaaattagataaatcaattatGAACTCCCAAACACTCATCAAATTCTCAAAATCTACTTCATATCTGGTCATATTCGTCCTCTTCCCACTATTGCACCGTCTTCCTTGCACTTCAAGTAAGCAAGAACTTGGGGCGTGTGAATCTCCGTTTCAGTGTGGGGAAATCTCAGCTGGTTTCCCCTTTTGGGGTGGAAATCGTCCTGAAAACTGTGGTCTTCCACAGCTGGAGCTTCACTGCCGCAATAAAAGCAGCACATATTTAATCATCTCAGACCAAGAGTACTCTGTTCTCAAAGTAAGTCGAACAAATTACACCATAACACTTGCCAGACCAGACCTGCTAGGGCGTATTTGTTCTGCTAAATTCAATACCACAGCCTTGCCTTCCGATATTTTTGAGATTTTGCCAGCCTACAAGGAGCTCGAAGTATATTACCTATGTGATCGTCGATATTTTAGCAAGCAGAATTATACATGTCCTTCTGATAAGGGTCTTGTGTTAGTGTTTGAAGAACAGCATGGTGAGTTACACTGCAATAATAGTTTCACTGTGATCGTTCGAAAGAGTTTCGTTCCTCTCGAAGAGGATGAATTTGATTCGTACGAATTAGAACGTGTTATAAGGAACGGGTTCGAGGTGAAAGTGAAGATTGATGAGACAACTTGTGAAGAATGTTCGTCTTCTGGTGGAATATGCAGCTTCAATGGTACAGCTCAGGTTTGCTGCAAGACAAACTCATCACCCTCAGGAGTCAGCTGCGAACCAAAGCGTCAACGTAGTG CTGATGAGATTTACAGACTCTGCAGTACACCGTTTTTCTGTGGCAACCAGGGCGGTCTCTTGTACCCTTTCTGGATTCCTGGCAGAGAAGAATGTGGCCACCCTGACTTCAAGCTCAACTGTAACGGAGGCTTCGCGGAGCTTGACATTTCCTCCGTAAGTTTTAGAATCTTAGAGGCGAACTACGACGCTAGTATCATAAGACTTGCCAGATCGGATTATATAGGCAGTCTTTGTCCCCTATATCCTTTCGATACGCCATTCATTCTTCCATTTGCTTCTAACACCGAGCTGCTAACAATTTATTCACACTGCATTGTAGTTTGCAGTACAAGTTGCAATTCAAATTATACTTCCATTTATGTCGGAAAAATTGATTGTGAGGATGGCGAAGGTTACTATGTAACGAGAAACCTTTCGTCCCCTCTACTTCAAGGGATTAGAGACCATTTATACGACTTCAGACTAGGTTGCAGTCAAAACGTCAGCATTCCCGCATCTGGACCCTCGCTGAACAGACTGCAAAACAACAAGACGATAGATAATCTAAAGAATGCTCTTGAACAGGGCTTCGAGCTTCGGCTTGACCAAGAATGTTCGAGGTGCACAGAATCTGGGGGTGTATGTGGATACAATCAGATCACAAGAAGGTTCGTCTGCTATTGTGGTCATGGGCAGTGTAACCATACTGGCGATTCAAGAAACAAGGGTAAGATCTCCGGCCCAAAACCATTATTTCAAA GTTTGGGAGCAGGTGTGATTCTGTTTACGTTTCTTGTCTTAGCATTGGGTCTCCGAATTAtccgaaagagaaagagaaaaccATCACATGATCTACGTCAATGGAATCTCAAGACTCTTAATCCACAAGAGAACCTCAAGGGGCTTATTCCACTGAAGCAGTATAGTTTCGCAGAAGTGAAGAGAATAACAAAATCATTCGCCGAAATGGTTGGGAAAGGAGGATTTGGAACTGTCTATAGAGGCACCCTTTCTGATGGACGTATCGTTGCAGTGAAGATTCTAAAAGACTCGAAGAGTAATGGGGAAGACTTCATCAACGAAGTTGCGAGCATCAGCCAAACTTCTCATGTCAACATTGTTACCCTATTAGGATTTTGCTCCGAAGGTTCCAAGAGAGCAATTATTTATGAATTCTTGGAAAATGGGTCTCTTGATAAGTTCATCTCAAGCAAGAGGTCGTCAAATATGGACTGGAAGGTGCTATATGAGATCGCGTTAGGTGTTGCTCGCGGTTTGGAGTACTTGCACCATGGATGCAGAACAAGGATTGTACATTTCGACATAAAACCGCAGAATGTACTCTTAGATGACAATCTTTGCCCCAAAGTATCAGACTTTGGCCTTGCCAAGCTCTGTGAGAGGAAGGAAAGCATGTTGTCGCTGCTAGACACAAGAGGAACGATAGGATACATTGCACCCGAAGTGTTTTCAAGAGTGTATGGTCGCGTCTCACACAAGTCAGATGTGTATAGCTATGGAATGTTGGTTCTTGAGATGATAGGAGCAAGGAACAAAGACAGAGATGCTCAAGAAGTTGGTTCTAGCACAAGTTCAATGTACTTTCCTGAATGGATATATAGGGATCTTGAGAAAGGAGACAATGGAAGGCTTCTTGAAAATGGTATCAacagcgaagaagaagaagagatagcAAAGAAGATGACGATGGTTGGTTTGTGGTGTATTCAGGCTTGGCCATCAAATCGGCCACCGATGAATAGAGTAATAGAGATGATGGAAGGAGATTTGAATGCTCTTGAATTCCCTCCTAAGCCTGCAGGTTTGCAAATTCCAGAAGTGCCTCTTCCAGACTCTTCTACGCTCTCAGATGACATTTCGATTTCCAAAGAGTATGATCCATGA